A genomic stretch from Juglans microcarpa x Juglans regia isolate MS1-56 chromosome 3S, Jm3101_v1.0, whole genome shotgun sequence includes:
- the LOC121257259 gene encoding protein OBERON 3-like, translating to MFGGKDLCNGAFACVGDNSSQGKLTLHNSDRSRENTDEKMSLSEKVMGFPRESDMGSDGFRSKQSKPGTSGSQELTLSYLCENSKLGLPGKEIMGKSLVNTFEKIALKGREISVSENSNQDEKWVERDFLNLNETRGNSSKRQVEDDVERKNIADKKPKLETLNLSLALPDVSRSVTAPNPSQNANPPAWPKSTRSAQSLAPSGNNPQTTCSNDFTAHSMSYSYSHPHSHNPSCSLTRNSTENYEYSVGRDDQIWNCGEGTNGSVHSRFKPIGDGAVTLSNHGGGLFSMLQGNQSNRYKDSCNNSHYKTTTSSGNHSSYPSELPARPRFDTQSGDSRGRGSEGLWNFGGVDGDGRGRRVPRLERIIRDIISDPIPTMSQAIQEFPDDTVALVKDYLKNIIALPEKKEELVGLQSCLERRSDLTKETLSKCHKVQLEIFVAVKMGLGSYLSGEISLPTQLVEIFLYTRCRNVNCRSTLPVDDCDCKICSGNKGFCSQCMCPICLKFDGAINTCSWVGCDVCSHWCHAACGIQKNLIKPGPSLKGPSGTTEMQFHCVGCGHASQMFGFVKDVFLNFAKDWGLETLKKELDRVRNIFRGSEDYKGKELHIKADEMFSKLERKIISPSDACNIIIQFFKCAMPDFPSPDVSGDLVATPAILRKEVTPLSQSTSLPPIFNSYNMSSSGIRNDLLSNDLRESDLKPSIISELTTEDDIRFGAVPNIDGFESLESLVRIKEAEARMFQNKADEAQREAEGFRRMILTKTEKLDEEYSGKLSKLCLLETEERRRKKLEELKVLENSHCDYYNMKIRMQDDIAGLLERMEATKQQWV from the exons ATGTTCGGAGGGAAAGATCTCTGTAATGGTGCTTTTGCCTGTGTGGGCGACAATAGCTCTCAGGGTAAGCTCACTCTGCACAATTCTGACCGAAGCAGGGAGAACACAGATGAGAAAATGAGTTTGTCTGAGAAGGTTATGGGTTTTCCCAGAGAATCAGACATGGGTTCCGATGGTTTCCGATCAAAACAGTCCAAACCCGGGACCTCAGGCTCCCAGGAGCTCACTCTCAGCTACCTCTGCGAGAATTCCAAACTGGGTCTTCCCGGGAAGGAGATTATGGGGAAAAGCTTGGTCAATACATTCGAGAAAATTGCACTCAAAGGCAGAGAAATCTCCGTGTCCGAGAATTCAAATCAAGATGAGAAATGGGTAGAGAGGGATTTCCTGAATTTGAACGAAACCAGAGGGAATTCTTCCAAACGACAGGTCGAGGACGATGTGGAGAGGAAAAATATTGCAGATAAGAAGCCAAAGCTGGAGACCCTGAATCTGTCTCTAGCTTTGCCTGATGTGTCACGTTCTGTCACTGCTCCAAACCCTTCACAAAATGCCAATCCTCCGGCATGGCCAAAGTCTACTAGGAGTGCGCAATCTTTGGCACCGTCAGGTAATAATCCCCAAACAACTTGTTCCAATGATTTCACGGCGCATTCGATGTCCTACTCGTATTCCCACCCCCATTCCCACAACCCCAGTTGCTCGCTCACCCGTAATTCGACTGAGAATTACGAGTATTCTGTCGGGAGAGATGACCAAATTTGGAACTGTGGGGAGGGAACTAATGGCTCGGTTCATAGTCGGTTTAAGCCCATTGGCGATGGGGCAGTGACGCTATCGAATCATGGTGGAGGTCTTTTTTCGATGCTGCAGGGAAATCAGAGCAATCGCTATAAGGATTCGTGTAATAATAGTCATTATAAGACTACTACGAGCTCTGGTAACCATTCATCTTACCCGTCTGAGCTCCCAGCTAGGCCAAGGTTTGATACGCAGTCTGGGGATTCAAGGGGACGGGGTTCGGAGGGTTTGTGGAATTTTGGAGGTGTAGATGGTGATGGGAGAGGCAGGAGGGTTCCTAGATTGGAGAGGATTATTCGTGACATCATATCGGATCCTATTCCTACTATGTCTCAGGCAATTCAGGAGTTTCCCGATGATACCGTTGCATTGGTCAAGGATTACTTGAAGAATATCATTGCATTGCCTGAGAAGAAAGAGGAGTTAGTAGGACTACAAAGCTGTCTTGAACGAAGATCTGATCTTACCAAGGAGACTTTATCCAAGTGTCACAAGGTACAATTAGAGATTTTTGTTGCTGTGAAAATGGGACTTGGAAGCTACTTATCTGGGGAGATTTCCCTGCCAACACAGCTGGTAGAGATTTTTTTGTACACGAGATGTAGAAATGTGAACTGCCGGAGCACACTTCCTGTTGATGATTGTGACTGCAAGATTTGctcgggaaacaaggggttttGCAGTCAGTGCATGTGTCCCATATGTTTGAAATTTGACGGCGCAATCAACACTTGCAGTTGGGTTGGTTGTGATGTTTGCTCGCATTGGTGCCATGCTGCTTGTGGCATTCAGAAGAATCTGATTAAGCCAGGTCCCAGCTTGAAGGGGCCTTCAGGGACAACTGAGATGCAGTTCCATTGCGTTGGGTGTGGTCATGCTTCGCAAATGTTCGGTTTCGTGAAGGATGTATTTTTGAACTTTGCAAAAGATTGGGGCTTGGAAACCCTGAAGAAGGAACTTGACCGtgtaagaaatattttcagGGGAAGTGAAGATTACAAAGGTAAAGAATTGCATATTAAGGCTGATGAGATGTTTTCCAAGCTTGAACGTAAAATAATCTCTCCTTCGGATGCCTGCAACATCATTATTCAGTTCTTCAAAT GTGCCATGCCGGACTTTCCTTCTCCAGATGTTTCAGGAGACCTGGTGGCAACCCCGGCTATCCTCAGGAAAGAAGTGACGCCTCTTTCACAATCCACTTCGCTACCTCCAATATTTAATTCATACAACATGAGCTCTTCTGGTATTCGTAATGATTTACTGTCGAATGATCTACGTGAGAGTGACCTCAAACCTTCCATCATAAGTGAATTGACAACAGAGGATGATATCCGATTTGGAGCAGTGCCAAATATAGAcgggtttgaaagtttggaaagcTTAGTGCGGATCAAGGAAGCAGAAGCCAGGATGTTCCAGAACAAGGCAGATGAAGCGCAGAGAGAGGCTGAAGGTTTCCGACGGATGATTTTGACCAAGACTGAAAAGTTGGATGAGGAGTACTCTGGAAAGCTTTCCAAACTATGTTTGCTAGAGACTGAggaaaggagaaggaagaaaCTGGAGGAGCTGAAGGTTCTGGAAAATTCACATTGTGATTATTACAATATGAAAATAAGAATGCAAGATGACATTGCCGGTTTGTTAGAGAGAATGGAGGCAACGAAGCAGCAATGGGTGTGA